A stretch of the Corynebacterium maris DSM 45190 genome encodes the following:
- a CDS encoding four-helix bundle copper-binding protein, with protein MKEDCMTVNDMLKTHPNPSDALNPELLAEAIDAALACSQTCTACADACLAEEMVANLRDCIRTDLDCADICATTASVLSRQTGSNLTVVKELLKACRTACQVCAEDCEEHADMHEHCRLCAEACRRCEKACADLLESIG; from the coding sequence ATGAAGGAGGACTGTATGACCGTCAACGACATGCTCAAGACCCACCCCAACCCTTCCGATGCCCTGAACCCCGAACTCCTCGCCGAGGCCATCGACGCCGCTTTGGCCTGTTCCCAGACCTGCACCGCATGCGCCGACGCCTGCCTGGCCGAGGAGATGGTCGCCAACCTGCGCGACTGCATCCGCACCGACCTCGACTGCGCGGACATCTGCGCCACCACCGCCTCTGTGCTGAGCCGTCAGACCGGCAGCAACCTGACCGTGGTCAAGGAGCTGCTCAAGGCCTGCCGCACCGCGTGCCAGGTCTGCGCCGAGGACTGCGAGGAGCACGCCGACATGCACGAGCACTGCCGCCTCTGCGCGGAAGCGTGCCGACGCTGCGAGAAGGCCTGCGCCGACCTGCTCGAATCCATCGGTTAG
- a CDS encoding MFS transporter — translation MTRQGTQRYVFTAVALLLLSAGWAANHFTSLLGVLREQENLSGVLVNGAFGIYALGLLPSLLGGGALADRVGARRVVLSGGIIAAVGNLSLLFWHGGGGLLLGRFIVGLGVGLVVSAGTAWAGRLRGASGVTLAGIFLTSGFASGPIVSGLLAYVLPPEWALPVPFAVSSLLSFAAVGLALLIGDGAEEKEQGGRKANAPAIRPPENRSVGRALAASLPIALWVFSCVTTGMVILAGRVADRFDNGVLLPGLAAFLVFSAGLGVQMLSRNRGWGPGAGVVGAGLATVGFALAGVGGQAPPLWLFVVGCLLLGLAYGLCLQQGLLDVERLAPRESHGAVVGVFYVFTYLGFALPVTLEALPASVGAGLPLLVVAAVAAVCTVVRGVQLTRTDLLRRS, via the coding sequence ATGACACGACAGGGCACGCAACGCTACGTCTTTACGGCGGTAGCGCTCCTGCTGCTGAGTGCCGGATGGGCCGCCAACCACTTCACCTCTCTACTGGGAGTGCTCCGCGAGCAGGAAAACCTCTCCGGGGTGCTGGTCAACGGCGCCTTCGGCATCTATGCGCTGGGCCTGCTGCCCTCCTTGCTCGGTGGCGGTGCACTCGCGGACCGGGTCGGGGCGCGTCGGGTGGTGCTCAGCGGCGGGATCATCGCCGCCGTCGGCAACCTCAGCCTCCTGTTCTGGCACGGCGGCGGGGGACTGCTGCTGGGGCGGTTCATCGTGGGGCTGGGCGTGGGGCTCGTCGTCAGCGCCGGCACCGCGTGGGCGGGCAGGCTCCGCGGCGCGAGCGGCGTCACCCTGGCGGGGATCTTTTTGACGTCCGGTTTCGCCAGCGGCCCCATCGTCTCCGGGCTGTTGGCCTACGTGCTGCCACCGGAGTGGGCTCTGCCGGTGCCTTTCGCGGTGAGCTCGTTGCTGTCTTTTGCCGCTGTCGGGCTAGCCCTGCTCATCGGGGATGGCGCTGAGGAAAAAGAGCAGGGAGGCAGGAAGGCGAACGCACCCGCCATACGGCCGCCGGAGAACCGCAGCGTCGGCCGGGCGCTCGCCGCCTCATTGCCCATCGCTTTGTGGGTGTTCAGTTGCGTCACCACCGGCATGGTGATCCTGGCCGGACGCGTGGCCGACCGCTTCGACAACGGCGTACTGTTGCCCGGCCTCGCGGCCTTCCTGGTGTTCAGTGCCGGGCTCGGAGTCCAGATGCTCAGCCGCAATCGAGGTTGGGGACCGGGCGCCGGTGTCGTCGGAGCAGGGTTGGCCACCGTGGGTTTCGCCCTGGCAGGAGTGGGTGGCCAGGCCCCGCCGCTGTGGCTCTTTGTCGTGGGCTGCCTGCTACTGGGGCTGGCTTATGGCCTGTGTCTGCAGCAGGGGCTGTTGGACGTCGAGCGCCTGGCGCCCCGTGAGTCGCACGGCGCGGTGGTTGGTGTGTTCTACGTGTTCACCTACCTGGGCTTCGCTCTGCCCGTGACGCTGGAGGCTCTGCCGGCGTCGGTGGGAGCCGGGCTTCCGCTGCTGGTGGTCGCCGCGGTCGCGGCCGTGTGCACCGTGGTGCGCGGCGTGCAATTGACCAGGACGGATCTTCTGCGGCGTTCTTGA